Within Sphingomonas piscis, the genomic segment GCAGTCGATCGGCGCGTCCGGGCTCCGCCATTCGCTTCGGCTAGTCACGCGCCAGTGGCCGTCGCCGAGCCGCTCCACCTCCGCCCCGAACGCGCGAACCGCGGCGGCAGTATGAAGCACATCGTCGCCCTCAAGCAGGCCTTCGATGTTGGTCGTTCCCGCCGCCAGACCGCCGAAGATCAACGCCCGGTGCGAAATCGACTTGTCGCCCGGCACCTCGGCAACGCCCTTCAGGGGGCCGCAGCGATGTCCCTCGAGACGATCGGACGGCACCTCCGCGACCGCGCTCAGGCTACGCACGCGCTGTCCCCGGCCTTGTTCGCTACCAGCCCGGCAAGCTCGTGCGCCACGTCAAGCGCCTGCTGTTCGTTGAGCCGGGGATCGCAATGCGTGAGATAGCGCAGCGGCAGGTCCGCTTCCTCAACCTGCACGCTTCCGCCCAGGCATTCGGTGACGTGGCCGCCGGTCATCTCCAGGTGAACGCCGCCCGGATGCGCACCCTCGGCGCGCGTGATCGCGAAGAAGGCGCTGATCTCCTTGACGATATCGGCCAGCATCCGCGTCTTGTGAGCGCCGGCGCTTCGCGTGTTGCCGTGCATCGGATCGATCGACCAGATCGCGTTGCTGCCCCGATCCTTGGTGACCTTGAGCAAGGTCGGCAGATGCTCCTCGACCTTTCCTGCGCCGAACCGCCCGATAAGGGTAAGGCGGCCCGGCTGGTTGTTCGGATCGAGAATGTCGATCAGCCGGTTGAGCTCGTCGGGGGACAAGCTCGGGCCGCACTTGAGGCCGATCGGGTTGGCAATGCCGCGGGCATATTCGACATGGGCGCCGTCAACCTGTCGCGTGCGGTCGCCGAGCCATAGGAAATGGCCGGTCGTCGCCCACCAGCTTTCCGTCGCCGGGTCGAAACGGGTGAACGCCTCCTCATAATTGAGCAGCAGCGCTTCGTGGCTGGTGAACATGCTCACTGGCCGAAGCGGTGCCGAGAGACCCGCTTCATTGTGGATGCGGCGGAGGTCGGCGTAGGACGCCTCCGCGTAGGCAGCGAGCAGTTGCACCGTCACTTCGGCCTGGCGATGCGCCTCCAGCAGCCGCTTGGGATCGGGCACGCGGTCCTTCTCGGTGAAGGCCGGTCCGTTGACGGCATCTCCACGGTAGCTGGGCAAAGTCACCTCGCCTCGGGTCTCCGTCGTGGCGGAGCGCGGCTTGGCGAATTGGCCGGCGATGCGGGCGAGATGGACGACGTTGGTGCCGCTTTCCGCTTGCACCATGGCACCCATGCGCAGCAGCAGGTTGAAGGTTGTGCGCACCTTGTCGGCGCCGAATTCGGCGAAGCTTTCCGCGCAATCGCCACCTTGAAGCAGAAAGCTGCGGCGGGCGGACACCTGGGCGAGTTGCGCCTTGAGATGCTGGATGTCCGCCACCGACACCAGGGCCGGGGCGGCCGCCAGCCTCTTTTCGATCCGCTCGGCGGCGGCCGAGTCCGGATAGTCAGGCAATTGCGCCGCTGGACGGTCGCGCCACTGATGCGGCGTCCATGACCCGCCAACCTGCGCTTCCTCGTCCTGCGAGCCATGGACGAAAGGGTCGACATCTTCATCGGCAACCCGGCCGAATGCGTAAGCGATCGTCCCCCGCCGGGCGTGCGAAGCGTCATGAAATGGCGAATGACATCGCCGTCGCGAAGGTGCGCCGGTAGGTGCGACTCCACGAGCGCGATCACTTCGCCGCGGCGCGCTGCCTCCAGTGCCTCGTTCGGGCTCTCCACCCACTCAATGGGCGCCGCCGATCCGAACCGTGCCCGCGCTTCCTCCAGAATGGCCACGCGGTTCTTGGGTGCACAGATGACGATCTTCATCGCCACTTGGGTCTGCAGTGCATGGCTCATCAGTGCGCGCCACAGCTGGTTCACCAGCGCCGGCGGAGTTGCTTTAGCCTGTCGGGTCAGCCGGCCCACGACATGAGCCTCGCGGGTCGGCCGATATTTCAGAAGCCCGGGAATCGTCGCCGCCTTGGCGCTCACCACCTTCTTCGCGATGGTCAGCCGGTCTTCCACGAGGGCGAGGATCTTCTCGTCGATCGCATCGATGCGACCGCGCAATTCCTCAAGGGATTCCTGCCGGGCTTCTTCCGACAGACGTTCATTCAATGGTGGCATTGCTTTGTTCTCTTCGGCGCCCGCATGCATGCGGACGTTCAGCTCTAACGGGAGACTATGTCGCTTCTAACCGGCCGCCCTCAGGCGTACCGGCCCATAAAGAGCGCGAAATAATAGGAGCGCTGCCAAGGCATCGAGGTCTGAACCCGTCCTTCGGTCATGCTGGTTGCTCCTACGACGACATTGTTGCGTCGGGCGGAACCCTGCCGTCCACGCCATCCCAAGTCAATATGGGATCCCAAATTTTGTTGTCTGTTGCCGCCCTGCCGCGTAACCGCACGCCATGGCTCAAGCCGCCGCCCTGACCGACAGCCTCGCCGCGTCTTTGATCGGACGCGCGAAGCGGCTCGTGGTGAAGGTTGGCTCCTCCCTGCTGATCGAGCGGGGGCAAGCCCGCGAAGCGTGGCTGGCGACGCTTGCCAGCGATATCCACGCACTCACCAGTCAGCAGAAGCAGGTGGTGATCGTCTCTTCCGGTGCGGTTGCGCTCGGGCGTTCCTACCTCGGCATGAAGGTGACCAGCCGGCTCGACCAGAAACAGGCGGCGGCGGCGGCGGGGCAGTCGCTCCTGATGCAGCATTGGCAGCAGGCCTTTGCGCCGACCGGGACGCGGGTTGCCCAGTTGCTGCTGACGCTCGATGACACGGAGCAACGCCGCCGCTGGCTCAATGCTCGCGCGACGCTTGAAGTGCTGCTCGGCCAAGGTGCGCTGCCCGTCATCAACGAGAATGACAGCGTCGCCACCGATGAGCTCCGCTATGGCGACAACGACCGGCTGTCCGCACGTGCGGCGCAAATGGTGCAGGCCGACGCCCTGTTACTGCTATCGGACGTCGATGGCCTCTACAGCGCCGACCCGAGCGCTGACCCAAACGCCCGTCACATCCCGCACCTCAGCGATGTGGATGCCGACAGTGAGCGGGCAGCGTCCGGAGCGAAAAGCGGTGGCGTGGGAACGGGCGGCATGCGGACGAAGCTGATGGCGGCCTCGGTCGCGCGCGGGTCCGGCTGCACGACGATCATCGCAAGCGGCAAAGAGGACCACCCGATCGGACGATTGCTGAACGGCGCTCGGGCGACGGTGATCAGCGCGCCGGGCACGCCCGCAACCGCCTACAAGCAATGGATAGCGGGCGCACTGGCACCGGCCGGAACGCTCACTCTCGATCACGGTGCGCTGGCGGCGCTGCAATCCGGCAAGAGTTTGCTGCCGGCTGGGATAACGAGCGTGTCGGGCGACTTCTCCAAGGGTGCCTGCGTTGCCGTAACCGACACGTCGGGAGCGGAGATCGCGCGAGGGGTCGTGAACTACTCGTCCCGCGACATCGGCCTGATCAAGGGCCAGGCGACCGACCGCATCGAGGAACGCCTGGGCTACCGCGGCCCGGATGTCGTCATTCACCGCAACGATCTGGTCTTGAAATGAGCATGGGAGAGCAATTGCTGCAGCTTGGACAACAGGCGCGCGAGGCCGCCAACCAGCTGCGGATCCTCTCGGCCGACACTCGGTCCGAGGGCATCCGCGCCATGGCAAGGAAGGTGCGCGACAGCGTGGCGGAGATCGTCACGGCCAATGAGGAGGACATGGGGGCGGCCACGCAGAACCTCGATCGCCTGATGCTGAACGAGGCACGGGTGTTCGCCATCGCGGATGCGCTCGACGAGGTGGCGGCGCTACCGGATCCCGTCGGTGCCGAGATGTCGCGATGGCAGCGGCCGAACGGACTCGACATCGCCCGAGTGCGCACGCCCATCGGCGTCATCGGCATGATCTACGAAAGCCGGCCTAACGTCACGGCCGACGCCGCGGCCATCTGCATCCGGTCGGGCAATGCGGTGATCCTGCGCTCCGGCTCCGACGCGCTGAACAGTTCGCTGGCGATCCATCGCGCGTTGCAGGCAGGGCTCGCCGAGGCGGGGCTGCCTATCCATGCCGTGCAGTTGGTCGACACGCCGGACCGCGCCGCCGTCTCGGCACTGCTCGGGGGGCTAAACGGCAGCGTCGACCTGGTCATCCCTCGCGGTGGCAAGGGGCTGGTCCAGCGAGTGCAGGACGACGCGAAGGTGCCGGTGCTGAGCCACCTCGAAGGCGTCTGCCACACCTATGTTCACAAAGCTGCCGACCCGGAGAAGGCAGTCAGCATCGTCCGCAACGCCAAGATGCGCCGGGTCGGCATCTGCGGCGCGACCGAATGCCTTCTGATCGACGTGGACATAGCGCCTTCCCTGCTGCCGGGCATTGCGGCGGCGCTCGAAGGCTGCGAACTACGCGGCGACGATCGCGCCCGAGCCATCGTGGGCATGAACAGCGCAACGGAAGAGGATTGGGGCAAGGAATATCTCGCCCCCATCCTCGCCATTCGGGTCGTCGACGGTCTTGAACAGGCCATCGACCATATCGCCACCTATGGCACAGCACATACCGAAGCGATCATCACCGAGGATGCGGCGACCGCTGAGACCTTCCTTAACGAAGTCGATAGCGCCATCGTCATCTGGAACGCCTCGACCCAGTTTGCGGACGGGGGCGAGTTCGGTTTCGGTGCCGAGATCGGCATCGCCACAGGCAAGATGCACGCTCGCGGACCCGTAGGGCCGGAGCAGTTGACCAGCTTTCACTATCTAGTGCGCGGCGACGGGCAAGTCCGGCCTTAGCCTCAGCCCAGGCGACGCGGGTCCAGTTGCCAGCGCCCATTGGGACGCAGCCCTGCAAACGGGCCGGCCGGACGTGGGCGAGGAGTCATCCTGCCCTGGATATCGTGATCCGATCCCAATGCCGCGTCCGTGCGAGGAACGGGCTGTAGCCCGCTGACGGTCATGGTGAGACTCGCAGTGTCGAAGCCGATCCGCCCACGCGAAAGAGTCGAATTGCGATCCCAGCCGAAACTCTCCTGCCAATCGGCTAGTCCGTGGTAGCGAATCCTCCGCCACGCTTCCGGGTCGGGTTTGGACACGTCGTCGAGGAAGCCCTGGAAAGCCGCGGGCATGTTCACATAAGCATTGCGTCGTGCCGCATTCTTCCGGTTCAGAAAGACCACGCCGACCTTGCAGTCGGCAATGATGTTGCCGATTACCTCGTTGCTGTCGGACACCGGCCGCTTGCGGTCGGGACGTGTGATGTTGAAGATGGCGGCATTGTCGCAGCGGCCGATCAGATTGTGCGCGACAATTAGATTGCTGCTCGCATTATTGAAGATGCCCGACCCGGCGCAACCGCGCTGACCGGGTGTACCCGGCTCGGCATTGCGGACGTCCCAGATAATGTTGTTGTCGATGAGGGCACGGGCCGGGGTCATCTCGAAGTGGACTGCGGCGGACACCGTCTGGATGTCGGCGAAGACATTCTGCGTGACGCGAACATTTTCATTGTCCACGTCCCACCAGGCGCCATTGCCATGCCGCATGTGGCGAATGACGTTGCGGCGGAACAGCATATTCTTGGCGAAATGGAACTTGGCGCCTGAGGATTCCCAGCCGCGCTCCGCATCGGCCCAGCCACACCACTCAATGAGATTGTCCTCGATCAGCACGTCGCTCGTGCGCATGCCGCCGAGCCCCAAGACCCCGCAATAGCGGATTGTGTTGCCGCGAATGACAATCCGCTGGCCGGTCTTTGCCGCGCCGGCGCTCTTCCCGTCGAAGCCGATGGCGAGACCCTGCCCGTTCGCCCATTCCAGCACATTATCCTCGATCACCCAATGGTCGCCGCCCGCGAGCGAGACCATCCCATCCTGCGGAAATGGGTAAGCGTTGCCGGCATGCTGGAATATAAGGCCCTTGATCCGGATGAATCCTAGCCCGCTTCGTGCCGGAACGAACGCCTGCTGGCGGGTGGTCGCCTCGATCAGCCGAGTGGCCGGCGTGCCGGAATCGAGACGGATGTAGATGGCGGTGCCATCGCTCTGGACCCAGAAGCGCGCTGTCGGAGAGCCGCCGACCTCTTGCATGATCGGGCCGCCACGTCGCCGCGCGGGAAGGCCGTCCCTCGCAACGGCCGGCTTCGTATAGTCTGGGATTGGCGGCAGGTCGGGGGCCCATAATTCGCGCAACTGCTCCACTGGCTCCAACGGCTTGCCGTCGGCAAACACCAGCCCACGGCGGCGCAGGTAGGGACCCATGTCGACCCGGGATGGATCCAGCCAGCTCCAGGATCCCATGATGCTGGGCAGCGCGAACGGATTATAGGCGTCGGGGAACAAGGTCCCGGACAACTCGTGGCGCCAGACCTGAACATCGGGTCGTGAGGGTGGAGCGCCCGGGAAACTCGGAAGCTCTGCAGGCCGCCAATCTTCCAAGACCTCCGAACCCGTGACGACCACCTTGGCGCCAGGTGCGGCTTCATAGCTGATCATCCGCGACGAGTCGGTGCCGCCGCGCGCCGGCCGCACGCACTCGCGATACGTGCCGCTGGCGATCACCACTCGCTCCCCAGGCTGCAGCAGCTCCGCCGCTCGGCCGATCGTCTTGAACGGGCGGGTACGGTCGCCCGGTCCAGCGTCGTCGGCCGTGGCCGCGATCGCGTCCACATGATAGGTGCGGGTAAAGGTCAGCGGCCGTTCCCAGCGTGGAAAAACTGTGCCGTCCGGCATGCGTTCGCTTGGTGTCGGCGCCCCCGCTGCCGTCAGAGCCTGGCTGGCCGATCCCGCGCCGAAGGCAGCGGCCGCCAGCATCGATGCACCTTGAAGCAGACTTCGGCGATCAATCCCTTGATCGTCCTCCGCAACATCAGGGATCGACCATGCTGGTTCCCGTTGATCGCTCATCCACCGCTCCTGTTATATCGCATCACCATTCCCGTCGGATCGTGTCCGGTCAACACAGCTTTCATGCACCAGAGTTCACGACACTCTTGACGAAGCACCCCTTATTCGTGCAAATGGGATCCCATAATGAGTTGCGGCGCTGGCTGCGCTCTCGGGGACTAGTCGGATCACATGACGATCGCGGGTGACATGATGGGCAAGAGCGTCTTTGGCGCCACCATCGTCACGCGTGTAACGACCATGGTGATTACCATCGCCACGCGGGGGGAACACGGCTGACCACGGTTTAACCAACCAGAGATCACCGACCCGCTCCCCCGAACCGGCGAGCGGGTTTTTTATTGCCTTTGAGACATGGAAACGGAAGACACATGAACGACCAGCAGGGGAACCAGGGCCACGCGGAGGCGGTACGTCCGCCGCTGAGCGTCCTCAAGTTCGGAAGCTCGGTACTGGCCGAAGAAGGCGATTATCCGGCGGTCGCGCT encodes:
- a CDS encoding 3-deoxy-7-phosphoheptulonate synthase class II is translated as MGGEPERGTGGSAPRRSDRARGVAPTGAPSRRRCHSPFHDASHARRGTIAYAFGRVADEDVDPFVHGSQDEEAQVGGSWTPHQWRDRPAAQLPDYPDSAAAERIEKRLAAAPALVSVADIQHLKAQLAQVSARRSFLLQGGDCAESFAEFGADKVRTTFNLLLRMGAMVQAESGTNVVHLARIAGQFAKPRSATTETRGEVTLPSYRGDAVNGPAFTEKDRVPDPKRLLEAHRQAEVTVQLLAAYAEASYADLRRIHNEAGLSAPLRPVSMFTSHEALLLNYEEAFTRFDPATESWWATTGHFLWLGDRTRQVDGAHVEYARGIANPIGLKCGPSLSPDELNRLIDILDPNNQPGRLTLIGRFGAGKVEEHLPTLLKVTKDRGSNAIWSIDPMHGNTRSAGAHKTRMLADIVKEISAFFAITRAEGAHPGGVHLEMTGGHVTECLGGSVQVEEADLPLRYLTHCDPRLNEQQALDVAHELAGLVANKAGDSACVA
- the proB gene encoding glutamate 5-kinase, with the translated sequence MAQAAALTDSLAASLIGRAKRLVVKVGSSLLIERGQAREAWLATLASDIHALTSQQKQVVIVSSGAVALGRSYLGMKVTSRLDQKQAAAAAGQSLLMQHWQQAFAPTGTRVAQLLLTLDDTEQRRRWLNARATLEVLLGQGALPVINENDSVATDELRYGDNDRLSARAAQMVQADALLLLSDVDGLYSADPSADPNARHIPHLSDVDADSERAASGAKSGGVGTGGMRTKLMAASVARGSGCTTIIASGKEDHPIGRLLNGARATVISAPGTPATAYKQWIAGALAPAGTLTLDHGALAALQSGKSLLPAGITSVSGDFSKGACVAVTDTSGAEIARGVVNYSSRDIGLIKGQATDRIEERLGYRGPDVVIHRNDLVLK
- a CDS encoding glutamate-5-semialdehyde dehydrogenase, with protein sequence MGEQLLQLGQQAREAANQLRILSADTRSEGIRAMARKVRDSVAEIVTANEEDMGAATQNLDRLMLNEARVFAIADALDEVAALPDPVGAEMSRWQRPNGLDIARVRTPIGVIGMIYESRPNVTADAAAICIRSGNAVILRSGSDALNSSLAIHRALQAGLAEAGLPIHAVQLVDTPDRAAVSALLGGLNGSVDLVIPRGGKGLVQRVQDDAKVPVLSHLEGVCHTYVHKAADPEKAVSIVRNAKMRRVGICGATECLLIDVDIAPSLLPGIAAALEGCELRGDDRARAIVGMNSATEEDWGKEYLAPILAIRVVDGLEQAIDHIATYGTAHTEAIITEDAATAETFLNEVDSAIVIWNASTQFADGGEFGFGAEIGIATGKMHARGPVGPEQLTSFHYLVRGDGQVRP
- a CDS encoding right-handed parallel beta-helix repeat-containing protein, coding for MSDQREPAWSIPDVAEDDQGIDRRSLLQGASMLAAAAFGAGSASQALTAAGAPTPSERMPDGTVFPRWERPLTFTRTYHVDAIAATADDAGPGDRTRPFKTIGRAAELLQPGERVVIASGTYRECVRPARGGTDSSRMISYEAAPGAKVVVTGSEVLEDWRPAELPSFPGAPPSRPDVQVWRHELSGTLFPDAYNPFALPSIMGSWSWLDPSRVDMGPYLRRRGLVFADGKPLEPVEQLRELWAPDLPPIPDYTKPAVARDGLPARRRGGPIMQEVGGSPTARFWVQSDGTAIYIRLDSGTPATRLIEATTRQQAFVPARSGLGFIRIKGLIFQHAGNAYPFPQDGMVSLAGGDHWVIEDNVLEWANGQGLAIGFDGKSAGAAKTGQRIVIRGNTIRYCGVLGLGGMRTSDVLIEDNLIEWCGWADAERGWESSGAKFHFAKNMLFRRNVIRHMRHGNGAWWDVDNENVRVTQNVFADIQTVSAAVHFEMTPARALIDNNIIWDVRNAEPGTPGQRGCAGSGIFNNASSNLIVAHNLIGRCDNAAIFNITRPDRKRPVSDSNEVIGNIIADCKVGVVFLNRKNAARRNAYVNMPAAFQGFLDDVSKPDPEAWRRIRYHGLADWQESFGWDRNSTLSRGRIGFDTASLTMTVSGLQPVPRTDAALGSDHDIQGRMTPRPRPAGPFAGLRPNGRWQLDPRRLG